The Chitinophagales bacterium genomic sequence TTGCAAGAATTGCAAAGGCATCATTATAAAATAAACCATAAAAGTAATATACCTTGCTTTCTTTTTATAAATGCCGGTTATTTCATTTTCTTTTTGCAACTGACGCCATACACGTGGCAGTGCATTATATAATAAATGACCTATTACCTTTTGGTTTTTTCTCTTTGTCATTATTAGCTATGATGTTTTTTTTGCAAAATTAACAATAATAATTCTATATTTTTTCAGAACATTTTTTATTTTCGGTGCGTATAAGAAGATAAGGGTTATCCTTTTGCCTAAAAAACCACAAAACTTAGAATGAAAAAATTATTAAGTCTGCTGTTGTTTGTTAATATTCTAATATTTGCATCCAGTAGCCACACACTAAACGAAGACAGTGCGACCAACAGTTCTTCTGATATTTCTGACAATGATATAAACAAACAAAGTGTTTTTGAAAGCATAAATTTTGGTATCAACGTACCTTCAAAAAAAATGTTTGATTTGGCTTATGCCGGATATACTAAACTAAAAGAACAAGGTAAAATAAAGAAAGAAATATTAAGTATTGTTGATTTTGAACAATCATCTAATAACAAACGACTTTGGATTATTGATTTAAAAAACAAAAAAGTGTTATTCAATACTTTAGTAGCTCATGGCAGAAATAGCGGCAATGAGTTTGCTACTTCATTTTCTAATGTAAATAGTTCTTACAAAAGTAGCTTAGGTTTTTATATTACTGGTGGCACTTATACCGGCAAGCATGGCAATTCTTTGAAACTTTATGGTGTAGAAAAAAATATAAACGATGCGGCTTATGAAAGAGCTATTGTAATACACGGAGCTGATTATGTGAGCAGTAAATTTGCTCAAGCTTATGGCAGAATAGGCAGAAGTTTAGGTTGCCCGGCAGTACCTGTTGAATTAGCTGACGATATAATTGCGGATATAGCCAACGGTTCGTGCTTATTTTTGTATAAAAACGACACTAAATATTTAAGTGCAAGTCAGTATGCGGACAGCAAAAACAATCCTTTAGTTACAAATTATTAGTAGTTTATATTCTTCCTTTTATCTTTCAATTCATATTTTCCTACATAAATTTGAAAAAACTACTACCACCACAACTTTTTCTGCTTTGCATAGCACTAATGATTGCTCTGTATTTTTGGTATCGTGGAATTATAGTAATAAATTATCCTTTCAATTTATTGGGGATTATATTCATTGTATTAGGTTTAGGCATTACTATAAAAATAAGCAGAAAATTTAGTGCAGTTGATACAGAAATACACACATTTAAGACACCAAGAAAATTAGTTATCAATGGTCTTTTCAAGTATAGTAGAAACCCTATTTACACAGGATTTTTAATTGCTTTAATTGGAGTTTCTATTCTTCTTGGCAACCTAAGCTCTATTATTGGAGTTCTTCTATTTTTTTTCGCTGCCAATTTTTGGTACATCCCTTTTGAAGAAAATCAGTTAGAAAAAGAATTTGGCAAACAATACAGCGAATACAAAAACAGTGTAAGACGCTGGATTTAAAGCATAAATATTTGATAAACTATATATAGTTTAAATTAATATTTATACAATTTCTTTTACTCCTCTAAAATCCCTTCTAAATCGGCAGGAGAATATGCTACAGATTTTAGCACTTTATTATCACCTACCCTATATACCAAATATTTATCTTCCTTCTGCTTAATAAAAGATTGCGTGCCGTCTTTTGCTTGATATTTAGCTTGTGTAGCTTCTGCCTCTTTATGTGTAGCACAAGCTTTGCTCATATTACTACGCTGTACTTCATTAAACAAAGTTTCAAATTTATCTGCCAAACCAAATTCTAATACTGCACCGGAAAGTACGTATTGTATATCTGCCAATGCATCTGCTATTTCTATTATATCGTTATCTTTTATAGCTTGTTTTAGCTCGTTTAATTCCTCTTGAAGCAAATTAACTCTAAGCTCACAGCGGTCTTTAGATGGTATAGTGGGTTTATCTAACACCGGTGCATCAAAGGTGTGATGAAATGCTGCTACACTATTTAATGCCTGCGGTTCTTTATACTTTTTCATTTTGTTTTGTTTTAGCTGTTTGCGATTTTAAACTTAATATTTCTTTTATGTACTCATTTATTTCATCTGCTCGGTTTACTATCATAAAATGGGTGCCACCACGCACTTTGTAATAGTTTTTTATATGAAAAAATGGAAAAACTCTATCGGCAGTGCCATGTATATGATACAAATTTTTAGGAACTGTTTTATTTTTCCAATACACGGCTTGGTTGGCACACCAATCGGTAAAAGGTCCGTCTATAACATCTACCATACTTTTTATTAATGCCTTATCCTCATCTGTTGTTTTTCCAAAAGGAAACCAATACCAAAACTGAAATTTACTTACTCTGTCTGCCTTAATAAGTTTGTGCAACGGAATTGCCTTTGCCATTTTTATGGTATTAGGAAACTCTCTTCGCGTTTTTACGCTAGAAATTAATATGGTTTTTTCTACAGGCAATATTTTAGCCAACTCTACAGCAACTATTCCACCAAAACTTAAGCCACACAAAATACTATTCTCGGGGTCTTCTATTTGGCTTGATAAACGTTTTGCATATTGTGGCAAATCTTCATTTTCTTTTGGTTTCAACCATTTTATGCCTTTTCTTTCATATCCGGGGAACTCCAATTTATCAAATGCATGCACGGTAGCTCCAAGCCCGGGAAGCAAATACACAGTTTTTTTACTCATATTAATTACAAAATTATTATTTTAGTGTCTCTTTTAAACATATTTACAAATGTCAGATTATCTAGAAACAAAAAACCACTACAATCCACCGCCAAAAAATATAGTTAATTTCTTAGCTCGCTTTAGCCAATGGTATTTTGAACCAGAGTACATAGGTTTAAACAATCTACATAAAGATAAACCCGGCATTTATGTTTCTAATCATACATTATTAGGCATAACCGATGGTCCTCTTTACATCCCAAAATTATACAATGATTTAGACATTTACCTAAGAGTTTTGGTAGATAATATGCACAAATCTGTTCCATTGTGGAGAAGTATTATGACAGACTACGGTGCTGTAACGGGCAGCCGAGAGCACGCTAAAGCATTAATGGAAGCCAAACAGCATATTTTAGTATTTCCGGGAGGTACAAATGAAATATGTAAAACCAAAGGAAATGAATACACTTTAATGTGGAAAGATAGATATGGATTTGTAAAAATGGCTGTAGAAAATGCTTATCCTATTTATCCCATTGCTTCATTGGGTGGAGATGAACTTTACGATATTATTTATGACAAGGAAGATTTAGTTGATTCTAAATTTGGTAAATGGCTTGAAGAAAAAGGTATTTTAGATAAATATTTTAAAGGTGGCGAGAATATACCTCCATTAGTAAAAGGAATAGGTCCTACTCTTTTGCCTAAACCTAAAAAGATTTATTACAAATTCTGCAAACCTGTAGAAACCAAAAAACTAAAAGGTAAGGCTACTGAAAAGCAACTAAAAGAAATTAGGGAAAAAGTAGAAGAAAAAATTTATGACGGCATTCACGAGTTAATGGAGCTACGCTCTAAACAAAACGATGATGAGCAGCACCCAATAAGAAAGTTTTTGAATAGTTTGTAAAAACTAATTTTCTTTAAAGGTAAAGGCTATACCTATTAATACTATTAATCCACCAACTATAAGTTGCATAGTAATTTGTTCATTTAAAAAAAAGCGGGCAAAAATGGCACTAAAAAATGCTTGACTTAACAAACTTAAAGACACTCGGGTGGCTCTCATATTTTTTAAAGCAAAACTGATGAGCACCCATGCTAAGACTTGACAAATAATACCCTGCACTAAAAATGAAAACCAAGCATTTTGAGAATGAAATAAAAAGTTTTGTTTGGTAAATAAGCAAATAAAAAATAAAAACACCGTAGAACTTACTAATGACACAGAAAGAAAACTCATTACGTCCATTTTTTTCATGCTTTCTTTGCTTAGCAAAATATACCCGGCATAAAACATTCCTGAAATTATAGCTAAAATAAAACCTCTGTCAAAATCAAAATGGCTTACACGCTTTACGCCCAGCATAAAAATTAATCCTAACAGAGCAATACCTACACCTATCCAAAAATTTCTATGAGGTCTTACCTTTAAAAATAGCAAAGAACCTATACCCACCCAAACCGGTGCTAAATTTACCAATAATGTAGCTTGCGTTGCATTAGATTCCATTATTGAAACGTTCCATAAAGCAACATCGCTGGCAAAAAACAAACCACTTAAGGCAGACAAACCCAATAATCTTTTATTAGGAATATGTAGTTTTTTACTTGCTATGGTAAAAGGAACTATCACTACAGTGGCAATTCCCATGCGATAAAATGCGGCAATAAAACCACTTGACAACTCTAATTTAATAAGTATAGGAAAAATAGAAATACAAAGTATTCCAACAAACAACGCCAGTCTTGCTTTCATAAATAACAACAAAAAAAATGGTAGCCGCTTAAATAAACAGCTACCGTAAATAATTTATTCTTTTACAAATCTAAATAGTTTAGAACTTTTATTGTTAGATAATTTTACAAAATATACGCCACTTGCTTTTTGGTTCATATCAAAAGTTATATTTCCCTTTTGAGTGTTCAGCTCTTTTTGAGCAATAATTAACTGACCAATAGTATTATATATTTCTATGTTTAAATCTTGATTTTCAGTAAATACATAATCTAAAGTAATGCTACTATTAGTTGGATTAGGGTATAAACTAATGTAAGAAATCCAGTTAACTTGCTCTATTGCCACATTGCCAACAGTAGCTGTATCTATATCTTGACAACCATTAGCATCTGTAGTGGTTAATATATAAACTCCCGTACTTAGATTGTTTAAATTTTGGGTTGTAGCTCCATTAGACCATGAAAAAGTATAAGGTGGTGTTCCACCAAAAACATTGGTATTTACATTGTTATTATTTACTATTAAATCAACACTTAATGTATTTTGAACTGTTATAATTTCTTGTTCTAAAGTATCGCTACAGCCATAAGCATCTGTTACAATTACGGTGTAATTTCCGGCAGGAATATTATTTAAGTCTTCTGTTGTAGCCACACCCCAGTTGTAGGTTAAATTTCCCGAACCACCTACTACATCAATATCTATACTTCCACTATTGCTACCACCGCAACCTACATTTTGAAAACTATTTACACTTACTTGAGGGGCAGGTTGGTTTACTACTGTGTATGTAGAATTATATGTACAGCCATTGCCATCGGTTAAACTAAAAACGTAGCTTCCTGCATCTAAATTATTAATGTTTGAACTTCCTGCATTTCCGTTCCAGCTGTAACTATAAGGTTGTGTTCCGCCTGTAACAGCTAATTGAATTGTTCCATCTCCTTGTCCACAATGCTCATCTACAACAGTTTCTGAAACCAAAATTTCATTAGGTTGGCTTATAGTATAATTTTGTTGTACCATACATCCTGCGTTATCTGTAACTGTAAGTGTATAATTACCTGCATACATATTGCTATTAGTATTTGTAGCTCCCCAGCTATAGTTGTAAGGAGATGCTCCTCCTGTAACAGTAGCCGTAGCACTACCTGTATTAGTGCCATAGCAAGTAGCACCCGTAGTATCTATAGATAAAATAGGTGCATTAGCATTTGAAATTGAAAAACTTTGTACTTGAGAACAACCATTTCCGTCAGTTATAGTAACAGAATATGTACCAAAACCTAAACCCGAAACGCTATTAATTCCTGTGGATGTACCCGAGCTAAAATTAAAAGTATATCCACTTATGCCACCATTTACGGTAGCTGTAGCCGTACCATTGTTTTGCCCACAAGCCGCTGGAGAAGTAGATACAGCAATATTATAATTAGGTACAAAATTTCCAATAGTAAAACTTTGTGTGGCTGTACAACCATTAGAAGCTGTAATAGTAACTGAATATGTGCCAGATACTAAACCACCAACACTATTTGAACCCGTTGAAACACCATTGCTAAAGCTAAAACTATAACCGGATGTTGTTCCATTTACAGTAGCACTTGCTTTTCCAAAACCTCCGTTACAGGTATCTGAAGAAGTTGTTACTACAATATTATATGTTGGAGTTGTATTTGTTATGGTAAAACTTTGAGTTTTTGTACAATTATTAGCATCAGTAACTGTAACCGAATATGTGCCTGCCGACAAATTAGTATTACCTCCACTTGACCAAGAATATGAATAAGAACCCACACCTCCACTTGCACTTGCCGAAGCACTTCCATTACTTTGGTTACAAATTTCATTATTTGTAGATACAGATAAACTTAAAGCCGTAGGTTGCGTTATAGAAGTTGAAATACTATTAGAACAACCTGCACTATTTGTAACTGTGGCAGTATATGAGTTTGCAATTAAATTACTTGCCGTAGCACTTGTGGAGCTACTATTTGTCCAAGAATAAGTATATGGCGAAAGTCCGTTAGAAACGCTTACTGTAGCACTACCATTATTGCCACCATTGCAAGAAACGTTAGTTTTAGAAATACTTAAGTTAGGCAATGGACTAACCGTTATATAATTTGTTTTAGTTTCGGTATCAGAGCCGTCTGCATTGGTAGCTGTTAAAGTTACCGTATATGTGCCTGCTGTATTATAGGTTACAGTTGGGTTTGCTTGTGTAGAAGTACTTGGCGTACCTCCACTAAATGTCCATGCATAAGATGTAGGATTATTGGTACTTTGATTAGTGAAAGTAGCTGAACTACCTATACAAACCGTAGTATTACCCACTGTAAAATCTGCTACAGGAGGATTAGAAACCGCTGCAACATCTATATTTATATTATCTATGTACAAATTATTTCCATATCCATTTTTGCCTACTATAGCAAATTGAATATTAGGCTGATTATTAAAAAATGGATCGTTTAAATCTAAAACCATATTTTCCCAATCTGATGAAGCTGGCGTATATGCACTATTAGTGCTTCCTGCTGTAGCTAAATCAGTTCCACCTTCTTTATAAATGGCATACCAATTAGTACCACAGTCATTAGATGCTGCCACTATTAATGTGTCATAAAAAGAATTTCCACTTTGAGAGCTATAATAATAAGCATAAGCATAATCGTAGCTTAAA encodes the following:
- a CDS encoding murein L,D-transpeptidase catalytic domain family protein — protein: MKKLLSLLLFVNILIFASSSHTLNEDSATNSSSDISDNDINKQSVFESINFGINVPSKKMFDLAYAGYTKLKEQGKIKKEILSIVDFEQSSNNKRLWIIDLKNKKVLFNTLVAHGRNSGNEFATSFSNVNSSYKSSLGFYITGGTYTGKHGNSLKLYGVEKNINDAAYERAIVIHGADYVSSKFAQAYGRIGRSLGCPAVPVELADDIIADIANGSCLFLYKNDTKYLSASQYADSKNNPLVTNY
- a CDS encoding isoprenylcysteine carboxylmethyltransferase family protein, with product MKKLLPPQLFLLCIALMIALYFWYRGIIVINYPFNLLGIIFIVLGLGITIKISRKFSAVDTEIHTFKTPRKLVINGLFKYSRNPIYTGFLIALIGVSILLGNLSSIIGVLLFFFAANFWYIPFEENQLEKEFGKQYSEYKNSVRRWI
- a CDS encoding alpha/beta hydrolase, translated to MSKKTVYLLPGLGATVHAFDKLEFPGYERKGIKWLKPKENEDLPQYAKRLSSQIEDPENSILCGLSFGGIVAVELAKILPVEKTILISSVKTRREFPNTIKMAKAIPLHKLIKADRVSKFQFWYWFPFGKTTDEDKALIKSMVDVIDGPFTDWCANQAVYWKNKTVPKNLYHIHGTADRVFPFFHIKNYYKVRGGTHFMIVNRADEINEYIKEILSLKSQTAKTKQNEKV
- a CDS encoding acyltransferase family protein, translating into MSDYLETKNHYNPPPKNIVNFLARFSQWYFEPEYIGLNNLHKDKPGIYVSNHTLLGITDGPLYIPKLYNDLDIYLRVLVDNMHKSVPLWRSIMTDYGAVTGSREHAKALMEAKQHILVFPGGTNEICKTKGNEYTLMWKDRYGFVKMAVENAYPIYPIASLGGDELYDIIYDKEDLVDSKFGKWLEEKGILDKYFKGGENIPPLVKGIGPTLLPKPKKIYYKFCKPVETKKLKGKATEKQLKEIREKVEEKIYDGIHELMELRSKQNDDEQHPIRKFLNSL
- a CDS encoding DMT family transporter, with amino-acid sequence MKARLALFVGILCISIFPILIKLELSSGFIAAFYRMGIATVVIVPFTIASKKLHIPNKRLLGLSALSGLFFASDVALWNVSIMESNATQATLLVNLAPVWVGIGSLLFLKVRPHRNFWIGVGIALLGLIFMLGVKRVSHFDFDRGFILAIISGMFYAGYILLSKESMKKMDVMSFLSVSLVSSTVFLFFICLFTKQNFLFHSQNAWFSFLVQGIICQVLAWVLISFALKNMRATRVSLSLLSQAFFSAIFARFFLNEQITMQLIVGGLIVLIGIAFTFKEN
- a CDS encoding T9SS type A sorting domain-containing protein — encoded protein: MKRLLLVFLPLLVSVCFVKAQISQGGKPYSLTNQLSKQFQKVELEKPSERELNSVQYLEGGIERTGIVRQVNISLLNSGTWVNLENGDRIWRVEIESKGALATTLMYNDFHLPNGAKLFVYNEDYSKIIGAFTSFNNHESKQFTTELIKGSKSIVEYYEPANVKGQGTFSITSLIHMYKGLPNQTYIDGFNDSENCQINVNCSEGANWQDEKRGVARIYVVAGNSAGWCSGSLVNNTNLDCAPYFLTAFHCAEGSSTSNFNSWVFYFNYEASGCSNPGSEPSSNTVTGCSVLASSNNGGSSSSDFILLEFNNSVPQSYNVYYNGWNSALLNTVTTDGVGIHHPAGDIKKISTYTSNLTTTGWNSNGLPSHYQTTWAATTNGHGVTEGGSSGSPLFNNLGQIIGTLTGGGSYCSAPNSADYYGKVSYHWNSNGSANNRRLDVWLDPVGGGSTTSLTGTYSPCAPSVARDAGIVTIDEPSTDICGTSYTPIVTLRNYGSSTLTSCAIKYQLNGGTTYTYNWTGSLTTNATQSVTLNTLNNAVNGSNSLTVYTQNPNGGTDQNTSNDSKTTTFNVTMGVALPLTQNFQNSTFPPTNYSLYNPDNSDTWQRTTSAGSGSTASMFIDNYSYNGAGQLDWFMLPALDFTGVTSATLSYDYAYAYYYSSQSGNSFYDTLIVAASNDCGTNWYAIYKEGGTDLATAGSTNSAYTPASSDWENMVLDLNDPFFNNQPNIQFAIVGKNGYGNNLYIDNINIDVAAVSNPPVADFTVGNTTVCIGSSATFTNQSTNNPTSYAWTFSGGTPSTSTQANPTVTYNTAGTYTVTLTATNADGSDTETKTNYITVSPLPNLSISKTNVSCNGGNNGSATVSVSNGLSPYTYSWTNSSSTSATASNLIANSYTATVTNSAGCSNSISTSITQPTALSLSVSTNNEICNQSNGSASASASGGVGSYSYSWSSGGNTNLSAGTYSVTVTDANNCTKTQSFTITNTTPTYNIVVTTSSDTCNGGFGKASATVNGTTSGYSFSFSNGVSTGSNSVGGLVSGTYSVTITASNGCTATQSFTIGNFVPNYNIAVSTSPAACGQNNGTATATVNGGISGYTFNFSSGTSTGINSVSGLGFGTYSVTITDGNGCSQVQSFSISNANAPILSIDTTGATCYGTNTGSATATVTGGASPYNYSWGATNTNSNMYAGNYTLTVTDNAGCMVQQNYTISQPNEILVSETVVDEHCGQGDGTIQLAVTGGTQPYSYSWNGNAGSSNINNLDAGSYVFSLTDGNGCTYNSTYTVVNQPAPQVSVNSFQNVGCGGSNSGSIDIDVVGGSGNLTYNWGVATTEDLNNIPAGNYTVIVTDAYGCSDTLEQEIITVQNTLSVDLIVNNNNVNTNVFGGTPPYTFSWSNGATTQNLNNLSTGVYILTTTDANGCQDIDTATVGNVAIEQVNWISYISLYPNPTNSSITLDYVFTENQDLNIEIYNTIGQLIIAQKELNTQKGNITFDMNQKASGVYFVKLSNNKSSKLFRFVKE
- a CDS encoding nucleoside triphosphate pyrophosphohydrolase family protein gives rise to the protein MKKYKEPQALNSVAAFHHTFDAPVLDKPTIPSKDRCELRVNLLQEELNELKQAIKDNDIIEIADALADIQYVLSGAVLEFGLADKFETLFNEVQRSNMSKACATHKEAEATQAKYQAKDGTQSFIKQKEDKYLVYRVGDNKVLKSVAYSPADLEGILEE